From the genome of Hymenobacter sp. PAMC 26628, one region includes:
- a CDS encoding response regulator transcription factor — protein MKILLVEDEPPLASFIKKGFAHEGYDLTVAYDGRVGWSFYEQQPYDLVILDVNLPYVSGVELCRRIRAHSRLVPVLLLTALDSLDDKEAGFAAGVDDYLVKPFEFRELLMRARALTQRYAAASGERRELRMADLVLDLDAKTVARAGQRIALTTREYSLLEHLLRNRGRVISRVDIAERVWDLDFDTTTNVIDVYVSYLRKKLDRDFSPKLIHTVVGMGYVMREG, from the coding sequence ATGAAAATTCTGCTGGTTGAAGACGAGCCACCGCTGGCCTCGTTCATCAAAAAAGGCTTTGCCCACGAGGGCTACGACCTCACCGTGGCCTACGACGGGCGCGTGGGCTGGTCGTTCTACGAGCAGCAGCCCTACGACCTGGTAATCCTCGACGTGAACCTGCCTTATGTGAGCGGCGTGGAGCTGTGCCGGCGCATTCGGGCGCACAGCCGGCTGGTGCCGGTGCTGCTGCTTACGGCCCTCGACAGCCTCGATGACAAGGAGGCTGGCTTCGCCGCCGGGGTCGATGATTACTTGGTCAAGCCCTTTGAATTCAGGGAATTATTGATGCGCGCCCGGGCCCTCACCCAACGCTACGCAGCCGCCAGCGGCGAGCGTCGCGAGTTGCGCATGGCCGACCTCGTGCTCGACCTCGACGCCAAAACCGTGGCCCGCGCCGGCCAGCGCATTGCCCTCACCACCCGCGAGTACTCGCTGCTGGAGCACCTGCTGCGCAACCGCGGCCGCGTCATCTCACGCGTGGACATCGCCGAGCGCGTCTGGGACTTGGACTTCGACACCACGACCAACGTTATTGATGTGTACGTGAGCTACTTGCGCAAGAAGCTGGACCGCGATTTTTCGCCCAAGCTCATTCACACCGTGGTGGGCATGGGCTACGTGATGCGGGAGGGGTAG
- a CDS encoding sensor histidine kinase: protein MLIRNKLMLRFTLVVLAIQVSFSAFIYYFNASTRAQRFEHRLGTSATLAARLLIRPGKLQTGQLGSLRRRDLLTLPEEQISIYGPGGKLRYSSADDIDQGPNRARLGALRPGQFTGFGAGARREAVGLGYNHEGEQYAIFVSADDQLGWARLYQLGLLLLLGNVGALALTILAGWHFAGAALAPVARIGRQAGRISATNLGRRLSEGNGRDELAQLARAFNGMLAGLEQAFEAQRSFLAHASHELRTPLTTLTGTLETALAYDATLPDARESLAHSLDAARHLQSLTTSLLALAKADGTLPPFAPVRLDECLSQALDFAHAKYPGRELRLAFGALPPTAESDVFMLPGNAELLTTALLNLLDNAAKYSAGPVLAELAYEGPHTLRVRVSDAGPGLSPDELSHIYEPLYRAAGAVGRPGYGLGLPLTQRIVRRHEGRLELTSAVGQGTTATVWLPATPV, encoded by the coding sequence ATGCTGATTCGAAACAAGCTGATGCTGCGCTTTACGCTGGTGGTGCTGGCGATTCAGGTCAGCTTTTCGGCGTTCATCTACTATTTCAATGCCAGCACACGGGCGCAACGCTTCGAGCACCGGCTGGGCACCAGCGCCACGCTGGCGGCGCGGCTGCTCATCCGGCCCGGCAAGCTCCAAACCGGGCAGCTCGGCAGCCTGCGCCGCCGCGACCTGCTGACGCTGCCCGAGGAGCAGATCAGCATTTACGGGCCCGGCGGCAAGTTGCGCTACAGCAGCGCCGACGACATCGACCAGGGCCCCAACCGGGCGCGGCTAGGGGCCCTGCGGCCGGGCCAGTTCACGGGCTTCGGGGCCGGCGCGCGGCGCGAGGCCGTGGGCCTGGGCTACAACCACGAGGGTGAGCAGTACGCCATTTTTGTGTCGGCTGACGACCAGTTGGGCTGGGCACGGCTATACCAGTTGGGGTTGCTGCTGCTGCTGGGCAACGTGGGGGCCCTGGCGCTCACCATTTTGGCGGGCTGGCACTTTGCGGGGGCGGCGCTGGCGCCGGTGGCCCGCATCGGGCGGCAGGCGGGGCGCATTTCGGCCACCAACCTGGGCCGGCGGCTGTCGGAGGGCAACGGGCGCGACGAGCTGGCCCAGCTGGCGCGCGCTTTCAACGGCATGCTGGCTGGGCTGGAGCAGGCGTTTGAGGCGCAGAGAAGCTTCCTGGCCCACGCCTCGCACGAGCTGCGCACGCCCCTTACCACCCTCACCGGCACCCTCGAAACGGCCCTGGCCTACGACGCCACCCTGCCCGACGCCCGCGAGAGCCTGGCCCACTCGCTTGATGCTGCCCGCCACCTGCAAAGCCTCACCACCAGCCTCCTGGCCTTGGCCAAGGCCGACGGCACCCTGCCGCCCTTTGCGCCCGTGCGCCTCGACGAATGCCTGTCCCAGGCCCTGGACTTTGCCCACGCCAAGTACCCCGGCCGCGAGCTGCGCCTGGCCTTTGGGGCCCTACCCCCCACCGCCGAGAGCGACGTGTTCATGCTGCCCGGCAACGCCGAGCTGCTCACCACCGCCCTGCTCAACCTGCTTGATAACGCCGCCAAATACTCGGCTGGCCCCGTGCTGGCCGAGCTGGCCTACGAGGGGCCCCACACCCTGCGTGTGCGCGTCAGCGACGCCGGACCCGGCCTCAGCCCCGACGAGCTGAGCCACATCTACGAGCCGCTGTACCGGGCCGCCGGCGCCGTGGGCCGCCCCGGCTACGGCCTCGGCTTGCCCCTTACCCAGCGCATCGTGCGCCGCCACGAAGGCCGGCTGGAACTGACCTCGGCCGTGGGCCAGGGCACTACGGCCACGGTGTGGCTACCGGCCACGCCGGTGTAG
- a CDS encoding efflux RND transporter periplasmic adaptor subunit, whose product MNSLFRCSFSRPFALAAAAGLLAAGLAGCSAKAEKDTAEAPPIVPVVTLKTSSQSLHRDYVADVQAVRNVEVRAQVAGFLEHIYVEEGKPVKRGQLLFRLNASAYQNKLAQARAAVASAQAQAAAVRVERDRVRLLVDKNVIAKSESALSTSKVNDADAQIAAARAGEAAARLSLSYTLVKAPFDGVIDRIPLKMGSVVEEGTLLTTVSDLSAVFAYFDVAEGNYMDYNKAHQLHPEQHPDSVHLTLANGEQYPLTGHIETAESEFNPNTGSIALKARFANPQRLLRHGASGKVRLTSGLPTALLLPQKAVFEIQDKNYVYVVDRNGLVHTRNFVPQTRLGDFYVVKEGLKSGERVVYEGAPELHDGQKIQVKAVLVDLATAVQ is encoded by the coding sequence ATGAACTCCTTGTTTCGCTGCTCCTTCTCTCGCCCATTTGCGCTGGCTGCCGCGGCTGGCCTACTGGCTGCTGGCCTTGCCGGCTGTTCGGCCAAGGCCGAAAAAGACACTGCTGAGGCCCCGCCCATCGTGCCTGTGGTCACGCTGAAAACCTCCAGCCAATCGCTGCACCGCGACTACGTGGCCGATGTGCAGGCCGTGCGCAATGTGGAGGTGCGGGCCCAGGTGGCGGGCTTTCTGGAGCACATTTACGTGGAAGAAGGCAAGCCCGTGAAGAGGGGCCAGCTGCTGTTTCGCCTGAACGCCAGCGCCTACCAGAACAAGCTGGCCCAGGCCCGCGCCGCCGTGGCCAGCGCCCAGGCCCAGGCCGCGGCCGTGCGCGTGGAGCGCGACCGGGTACGCCTGCTGGTGGACAAGAACGTGATTGCCAAGTCTGAATCGGCGCTCTCGACGAGCAAGGTGAACGACGCCGACGCCCAGATTGCCGCCGCCCGCGCCGGCGAGGCCGCCGCCCGCCTCAGCCTGAGCTACACCCTGGTTAAGGCCCCGTTCGACGGCGTCATCGACCGCATTCCGCTCAAAATGGGCAGCGTGGTGGAAGAAGGAACCTTGCTCACCACGGTATCGGATCTAAGCGCCGTATTTGCCTACTTCGATGTGGCCGAGGGCAACTACATGGACTACAACAAGGCTCACCAGCTGCACCCCGAGCAGCACCCCGATTCGGTGCACCTCACGCTGGCCAACGGCGAGCAATACCCCCTCACCGGCCACATCGAAACTGCCGAGAGCGAGTTCAACCCCAACACCGGCTCCATCGCCCTGAAGGCCCGCTTTGCTAACCCGCAGCGGCTGTTGCGCCACGGCGCCTCGGGCAAGGTGCGCCTCACCAGCGGCCTGCCCACGGCCCTGCTGTTGCCCCAAAAGGCCGTATTTGAGATTCAGGACAAAAACTACGTGTACGTGGTGGACCGGAACGGCCTGGTGCACACCCGCAACTTTGTGCCGCAGACGCGCTTGGGCGATTTCTACGTGGTGAAAGAAGGCCTGAAATCGGGCGAGCGGGTAGTATACGAAGGGGCCCCGGAGCTGCACGACGGCCAGAAAATCCAGGTCAAGGCCGTGCTGGTGGACCTGGCCACGGCCGTGCAGTAG
- a CDS encoding DinB family protein, translating to MINTIAKLGVFNVWANETLLRRLDSSVAAGKEAPQPALRIFSHVINAQAIWIARLSGTASPLKVWQEHDLAGLHYWHEQTSQAFADLCANADETELLRHIQYSNSQGDAFDSQVSDILTHAVVHASYHRGQVATKMREGGLEPVNSDFITYCREQSGQVAPQL from the coding sequence ATGATTAATACCATCGCCAAGCTCGGCGTTTTCAACGTGTGGGCCAACGAAACGCTGCTGCGGCGCCTCGACTCGTCGGTAGCTGCCGGCAAGGAGGCACCCCAGCCCGCGCTGCGCATTTTCAGCCACGTCATCAACGCCCAGGCCATTTGGATTGCCCGCCTTTCGGGCACGGCCAGCCCCCTCAAAGTGTGGCAGGAACACGACCTTGCCGGCCTGCACTACTGGCACGAGCAAACCTCGCAGGCATTTGCCGACCTCTGCGCCAACGCCGACGAAACCGAGCTGCTGCGCCACATCCAATATTCTAATTCCCAGGGCGATGCCTTCGATTCGCAGGTGAGCGACATCCTGACCCACGCTGTGGTGCACGCCAGCTACCACCGCGGCCAGGTGGCCACCAAAATGCGCGAAGGTGGCCTGGAGCCCGTCAATTCCGACTTCATCACCTATTGCCGCGAACAAAGCGGCCAGGTAGCCCCGCAGCTGTAA
- a CDS encoding DUF6970 domain-containing protein, with amino-acid sequence MRPLPAFLVATLLLASACGADRVTVGTPTTQPNGNSITENSTPAPTSANTVDPVPARMAIEDTTARPQWLKARIAETLGHRKQYPIVRIYRYVYNDQTVYWETAPCCDQQSTVYDTKGNVLCHPDGGITGKGDGQCANFEKRKANEKLVWQDPR; translated from the coding sequence ATGCGCCCGCTGCCTGCCTTTCTTGTTGCCACCCTGCTGCTGGCCTCTGCCTGCGGCGCCGACCGCGTGACGGTAGGCACGCCCACTACCCAGCCCAACGGCAACAGCATCACCGAAAATAGCACCCCCGCCCCCACCTCGGCCAACACCGTGGACCCCGTGCCCGCCCGCATGGCCATCGAAGACACCACCGCCCGGCCCCAGTGGCTGAAGGCGCGCATCGCCGAAACGCTGGGCCACCGCAAGCAGTACCCCATCGTGCGCATCTACCGCTACGTGTACAACGACCAGACGGTGTACTGGGAAACAGCGCCCTGCTGCGACCAGCAATCGACGGTGTACGACACCAAGGGCAACGTGCTGTGCCACCCCGACGGCGGCATCACGGGCAAGGGCGACGGCCAGTGCGCCAACTTCGAGAAGCGCAAGGCCAACGAAAAACTGGTGTGGCAAGACCCACGATAG